The Polynucleobacter sp. MWH-UH35A genomic interval TTACCGTGACCGCCTGGGACGATAAGAAGTTGGTTGGAATTTCTCGCACACTTACTGACTTTGCTTATGTAGCGTATCTTGCAGATTTAGCGGTTGACCAACAATATCAACGCTCGGGGATTGGCAAGCAGCTGATCGAAGAAACCAAAAATCGACTTGAGCCGGAATGCATGATTGTGCTTTTAGCAGCACCCAAAGCCAATGAATACTATGAGCACATTGGCTTTGAGCACAACCCGCGCGCTTGGACTCTGAAGAAATAATTAAGTCTTTATCATTGCTGCATGACTATCACTCGATTTTGTTTGGTTCGGCACGGCGAGACCGACTGGAATGCCGAACGCCGCCTTCAGGGCCACACCGACATCAACTTAAATGCCAGAGGTGTTACTCAAGCGAAGCAAATGGCGCACGCACTCAAAAAGATGAATCTTCAATTTGATGTTTTATATACCAGCGATCTACAGCGTGCAGCAAAAACCGCTCAAGCGATTGAAGAATTATTTAATACCACTGCGATAGAGAATAATTTACTTAGGGAGCGTCATCTTGGCGCACTGCAAGGGCTCACTACTGATGAGGCCCCTATTCAAGAGCCAGCACTCTGGAAATCTCATCTCAGCAGAAATATTCACGAGAAATTACGTGATGGTGAAAGTATTCAGTTATTTGCAGATCGCATTCAATTCGCTCTGGAGCAAATTCGGACGCAACACTTAGGCAAAACCATTTTGTTGGTAAGTCATGGTGGTGCATTAGACATGATGTACAGGATCGCCAGCAATCAACCCCTAGATGCCGCAAAGGTCGTGGCGGTGCCTAATGCCTCACTAAACTGGATCAGTCACGATGGGCTTGCATGGAAAGTGGATGCATGGGCCGACACAAGCCACCTGGACGATTTGGCCCTAGATAACCTAGATCTCTAAATTAAAGGTTAGGGGGCTATGATATGCCCATGAAACTGATTCTTTTCGCAATGGCGCTGTTCATTGCATCTCTCACCTGCAATCCTGTCCATGCAATGACTGACGTTCCCGATGCGCTTCCAGATCGCATTGTTGGAGACATCGGTGCGGCTGTTTACACCTCTAACTTACATATCGGCACCGAAGGGACGCAATCTCT includes:
- a CDS encoding histidine phosphatase family protein; this translates as MTITRFCLVRHGETDWNAERRLQGHTDINLNARGVTQAKQMAHALKKMNLQFDVLYTSDLQRAAKTAQAIEELFNTTAIENNLLRERHLGALQGLTTDEAPIQEPALWKSHLSRNIHEKLRDGESIQLFADRIQFALEQIRTQHLGKTILLVSHGGALDMMYRIASNQPLDAAKVVAVPNASLNWISHDGLAWKVDAWADTSHLDDLALDNLDL
- a CDS encoding GNAT family N-acetyltransferase is translated as MLVTNYNLNVSNDMIHYCDDATITAEQAIDLYTRSTLGERRPIHSIQIFEAMLKNANLTVTAWDDKKLVGISRTLTDFAYVAYLADLAVDQQYQRSGIGKQLIEETKNRLEPECMIVLLAAPKANEYYEHIGFEHNPRAWTLKK